The Flavobacterium faecale genomic sequence TTGGAGCTTCGGCGGCTATTATGGCTATTTTGGTGGCGGCAACAACGTACCAACCCCTTATGAACGTGCGATTGATGTTGATAGGTAATGTTAAATTATGGCACATCACAGCCGTTATTTTAATCATGGACCTAATGCAATTTCGATTAGGGAATACAGGTGGTCATATATCACATCTTTCTGGTGCCTTTTTTGGTTTTGTATTTTTCAAAATGCTTCAAAATGGTTACGATCTAAGTATGCCTGTAACGGCAGTGATTGACTTTTTTTCTAATTTGTTTCGAAAATCAAATAAAACGCCTTTTAAGAAAGTGCATAAAAATTATACAAAACCGGTCGAAAAACCCACAGCTAGGGTTGTAACCAAAGATAAATCGCAACAACAGATTGATGAAATCTTAGATAAAATTAGTCAATCAGGTTATGATAGTTTGACAAAGGACGAGAAAGAATTTTTGTTTAAAGTAGGGAAATAAGGAGGTTGTCAATAATTTGCCTATTTTTAATATAATATAGAGGTTTTCATACCGAATAAATAATGATATGAAAAAACTTTCGTGGTTCAATAGAGGAGCTTTTTTTTTAAATATAGTACTAACAGTAATCACGTTTGTTGCTTACATTTTGCCGTTTTTAGCGCCAAGAATGTTTCCAATTCTCTCGGTGTTAACGTTGTTTATGCCTGCGTTTTTTGTGGCTAACGCACTGTTCTTTTTGTTTTGGATGATTCAGTTCAAAAAAAGAATGGTATTGTCTGGTCTTGTCTTATTGATGGGGATTACTTTTATCACCAAATTCTATAAATTCTCTACCAAAGAATATCCTGAAGACGAGAAGGACTTTTTGGTGATGAGCTACAATGTACGTTTGCTTAATCTCTTTAAATGGCAAGATAAAGATGATGTGCCAGAAGATATTTTAGCTTTTATAAACGAAAAGAATCCAAATATTTTATGCATTCAAGAATTTTCTCAAGGAGCCAATATCGAC encodes the following:
- a CDS encoding rhomboid family intramembrane serine protease yields the protein MNILEDLKLQYKIGGIAHQLIYWNVGCFLVSLILFYQSQIGDFDFPFWIALKTDPTPFLYAPWTFLTYAFFHDGVLHLFFNMMVLNFSSQLFLTYFTQKQFLGLYFLSAIFAGFVFVGSYYFLNVSSGIVGASAAIMAILVAATTYQPLMNVRLMLIGNVKLWHITAVILIMDLMQFRLGNTGGHISHLSGAFFGFVFFKMLQNGYDLSMPVTAVIDFFSNLFRKSNKTPFKKVHKNYTKPVEKPTARVVTKDKSQQQIDEILDKISQSGYDSLTKDEKEFLFKVGK